A region from the Arvicola amphibius chromosome 12, mArvAmp1.2, whole genome shotgun sequence genome encodes:
- the Dbi gene encoding acyl-CoA-binding protein encodes MSQAEFDKAAEEVKRLKTQPSDEEMLFIYSHFKQATVGDVNTDRPGLLDLKGKAKWDSWNKLKGTSKESAMKTYVEKVEELKKKYGI; translated from the exons ATGTCTCAG GCTGAATTCGACAAAGCTGCCGAGGAGGTGAAGCGCCTCAAGACTCAGCCAAGTGATGAAGAGATGCTCTTCATCTATAGCCACTTCAAACAAGCCACCGTGGGCGACGTAAATACAG ATCGGCCAGGGCTTTTGGACCTCAAAGGCAAGGCCAAGTGGGATTCCTGGAATAAACTGAAAG GAACTTCCAAGGAAAGCGCCATGAAAACCTACGTGGAAAAAGTGGAAGAGCTAAAGAAGAAATACGGGATATAG